One segment of Rhipicephalus sanguineus isolate Rsan-2018 chromosome 6, BIME_Rsan_1.4, whole genome shotgun sequence DNA contains the following:
- the LOC119396347 gene encoding 26S proteasome non-ATPase regulatory subunit 9 — MLDHKQILSRLTQRKLEIEAAISAQQEILNANSVGMDEPLVDNEGYPRSDIDVYKVRHARHRIICLLNDHKAIMKDIEKSLHNYHAQMSRNAAENGGGPATSSAHHENIAAAAPAQPFAVIGKVENGSPADVAGLHAGDKIVKFGSVNSGNFKDVTDIASVVQHSVGRPVNVLVKRNADSVSLVLTPKQWHGKGLLGCMVLPMS, encoded by the coding sequence ATGCTAGATCACAAGCAAATATTGTCGCGCCTTACGCAGCGCAAGCTGGAAATCGAGGCCGCCATCAGCGCGCAGCAGGAGATACTGAACGCCAACTCGGTCGGCATGGACGAACCCTTGGTCGACAACGAAGGCTATCCGCGTTCTGACATCGACGTCTACAAGGTGCGTCATGCGCGTCACCGCATCATCTGCCTGCTCAACGACCACAAGGCGATCATGAAGGATATTGAGAAGAGCCTGCACAACTACCATGCTCAGATGTCGCGAAACGCCGCCGAGAACGGTGGAGGTCCGGCGACGTCGTCTGCGCATCATGAGAACATCGCCGCCGCGGCGCCTGCGCAACCTTTCGCAGTCATCGGTAAGGTTGAGAACGGTTCGCCCGCTGACGTCGCAGGCCTCCACGCCGGCGACAAGATCGTGAAGTTTGGCTCCGTCAACTCGGGAAACTTCAAGGACGTGACTGACATTGCCTCCGTCGTGCAGCACAGTGTGGGCAGGCCCGTCAACGTGCTCGTGAAACGCAACGCGGACTCAGTGTCTCTGGTACTGACGCCCAAGCAGTGGCACGGCAAGGGACTGCTCGGATGCATGGTTCTCCCAAtgtcgtga